In Juglans regia cultivar Chandler chromosome 13, Walnut 2.0, whole genome shotgun sequence, the following proteins share a genomic window:
- the LOC108992270 gene encoding auxin-responsive protein SAUR32-like, with the protein MGIGVDRNHLNFHIHMPHLHFQHQHLHEKKEMKDIPKGCLAILVGQGEEQERFVIPVIYINHPLFMQLLKEAEEEFGFDQKGPITIPCHVEEFRTVQGMIDGDKWQHHHHHHHHQHHHHHHVWCFRV; encoded by the coding sequence ATGGGGATTGGTGTAGACAGAAACCACCTGAATTTCCACATCCATATGCCGCACCTCCATTTTCAGCACCAGCATCTGCATGAgaagaaggaaatgaaagaCATCCCAAAGGGGTGTTTGGCAATCTTGGTGGGTCAAGGTGAGGAGCAAGAAAGGTTCGTTATACCTGTGATCTACATCAACCATCCACTCTTCATGCAGCTGTTGAAGGAAGCTGAGGAAGAGTTTGGGTTTGATCAGAAGGGTCCCATCACAATCCCTTGCCATGTGGAGGAGTTCCGCACCGTCCAGGGCATGATTGATGGAGATAAATGgcagcaccaccaccaccaccaccaccaccaacaccATCACCACCATCATGTTTGGTGTTTTAGGGTTTGA
- the LOC108992296 gene encoding CDPK-related kinase 4-like isoform X2: protein MGHCCSKNVSVVNTDVTTSARDRTAGTRESLPSPSGNSESGDARSGKPTPAHSFSASPFQSPLPAGVAPSPARTPGRKFRWPLPPPSPAKPIMAAILRRRGPSKPVDGPTPIPEEGGDGEGERRLDKSFGYAKNFGAKYELGKEVGRGHFGHTCWAKGKKGELKGQAVAVKIVSKAKMTTAIAIEDVRREVKILKALSGHNNLVKFHDAFEDTNNVYVVMELCEGGELLDRILSRGGRYMEEDAKKIIVQILNVMAFCHLQGVVHRDLKPENFLFVTRDEDSPMKVIDFGLSDFIRPDHRLNDIVGSAYYVAPEVLHRSYNVEADLWSIGVITYILLCGSRPFWARTESGIFRSVLRADPNFDDSPWPAVSPEAKDFVKRLLNKDHRKRMTAAQALTHPWLRDENRAVPLDILIYKLVKSYVRATPFRRAALKALSKAIREDELVYLKAQFKLLEPRNGCVSISNFRSALMRNSTDAMRESRVPDILNVMEPLSYKQMDFEEFCAAAINPYQLEALEGWEDIANTAFEYFEQEGNRVISVEELARELNLGSQALSLVKDWIRNSDGKLSFLGYTKFLHGVTLRNTRH from the exons ATGGGCCATTGCTGTAGCAAGAATGTCTCCGTCGTCAACACCGACGTTACCACCAGCGCCCGTGATCGTACTGCCGGGACTCGAGAGAGCTTGCCATCACCATCCGGAAACTCCGAATCCGGGGATGCTCGCTCCGGTAAGCCAACGCCGGCGCACTCCTTCTCTGCCAGTCCCTTCCAGAGCCCCCTCCCAGCGGGAGTGGCCCCATCCCCTGCGAGAACGCCGGGAAGAAAGTTCAGATGGCCGCTTCCCCCTCCTTCGCCGGCTAAGCCGATCATGGCGGCGATTCTGAGGCGGCGAGGCCCGTCGAAGCCTGTGGACGGTCCCACGCCAATACCGGAGGAAGGGGGAGATGGGGAAGGAGAGAGAAGGCTCGATAAGAGCTTCGGGTACGCGAAGAACTTTGGGGCGAAGTACGAACTGGGTAAGGAGGTGGGGCGAGGGCATTTTGGACATACTTGTTGggcaaaaggaaagaaaggagagcTTAAAGGACAGGCTGTTGCTGTGAAAATCGTATCTAAAGCTAAG ATGACGACGGCAATAGCGATTGAAGATGTTCGCAGGgaagtgaaaattttaaaagcatTATCTGGGCATAACAATCTGGTCAAATTTCATGATGCCTTCGAGGACACAAACAACGTCTACGTGGTTATGGA ATTGTGCGAGGGTGGAGAACTACTGGATAGAATTCTGTCAAG AGGTGGAAGATACATGGAGGAAGATGCTAAAAAAATTATCGTGCAAATCTTGAATGTAATGGCCTTTTGTCATCTTCAAGGTGTTGTGCATCGTGATCTAAAGCCAGAG AATTTTCTTTTCGTCACCAGAGATGAGGATTCTCCAATGAAGGTTATTGATTTTGGTCTATCTGATTTTATTAGGCCAG ATCATCGTCTCAATGACATTGTTGGCAGTGCATACTATGTTGCACCTGAAGTGCTTCATAGATCATACAATGTTGAAGCAGATTTATGGAGTATTGGCGTCATAACGTATATATTGTTATGTGGAAGCAGACCTTTCTGGGCACGAACTGAATCTGGAATCTTTCGTTCTGTGCTAAGGGCTGATCCTAATTTTGATGATTCACCTTGGCCTGCGGTTTCGCCAGAAGCTAAAGATTTTGTTAAGAGGCTTCTGAATAAGGACCATAGGAAAAGAATGACTGCTGCTCAAGCTCTAA CTCATCCATGGCTACGTGATGAAAACAGAGCGGTGCCTCTTGATATTTTAATCTACAAGTTAGTTAAGTCATATGTTCGTGCTACACCTTTCAGACGCGCAGCATTAAAG GCTCTCTCAAAAGCTATAAGAGAAGATGAGCTCGTGTACCTTAAAGCTCAATTCAAGCTATTGGAACCAAGAAATGGATGCGTCTCTATCAGTAATTTTAGATCG GCTCTCATGAGAAATTCCACCGATGCCATGAGGGAGTCTAGGGTTCCGGACATCTTAAATGTG ATGGAACCGCTCTCTTATAAACAAATGGACTTTGAAGAGTTTTGTGCCGCTGCAATCAATCCGTATCAGCTTGAGGCTCTTGAAGGATGGGAGGATATTGCAAATACAGCTTTTGAATACTTTGAACAGGAAGGAAATCGGGTGATTTCAGTCGAGGAACTGGCACGG GAATTGAATTTGGGTTCCCAAGCATTATCTTTAGTCAAGGATTGGATCAGAAACTCCGACGGAAAACTCAGCTTCCTTGGATACACTAAATTTTTACACGGTGTGACGTTGCGCAACACAAGACACTGA
- the LOC108992296 gene encoding CDPK-related kinase 4-like isoform X1, whose translation MGHCCSKNVSVVNTDVTTSARDRTAGTRESLPSPSGNSESGDARSGKPTPAHSFSASPFQSPLPAGVAPSPARTPGRKFRWPLPPPSPAKPIMAAILRRRGPSKPVDGPTPIPEEGGDGEGERRLDKSFGYAKNFGAKYELGKEVGRGHFGHTCWAKGKKGELKGQAVAVKIVSKAKMTTAIAIEDVRREVKILKALSGHNNLVKFHDAFEDTNNVYVVMELCEGGELLDRILSSLLQRRGGRYMEEDAKKIIVQILNVMAFCHLQGVVHRDLKPENFLFVTRDEDSPMKVIDFGLSDFIRPDHRLNDIVGSAYYVAPEVLHRSYNVEADLWSIGVITYILLCGSRPFWARTESGIFRSVLRADPNFDDSPWPAVSPEAKDFVKRLLNKDHRKRMTAAQALTHPWLRDENRAVPLDILIYKLVKSYVRATPFRRAALKALSKAIREDELVYLKAQFKLLEPRNGCVSISNFRSALMRNSTDAMRESRVPDILNVMEPLSYKQMDFEEFCAAAINPYQLEALEGWEDIANTAFEYFEQEGNRVISVEELARELNLGSQALSLVKDWIRNSDGKLSFLGYTKFLHGVTLRNTRH comes from the exons ATGGGCCATTGCTGTAGCAAGAATGTCTCCGTCGTCAACACCGACGTTACCACCAGCGCCCGTGATCGTACTGCCGGGACTCGAGAGAGCTTGCCATCACCATCCGGAAACTCCGAATCCGGGGATGCTCGCTCCGGTAAGCCAACGCCGGCGCACTCCTTCTCTGCCAGTCCCTTCCAGAGCCCCCTCCCAGCGGGAGTGGCCCCATCCCCTGCGAGAACGCCGGGAAGAAAGTTCAGATGGCCGCTTCCCCCTCCTTCGCCGGCTAAGCCGATCATGGCGGCGATTCTGAGGCGGCGAGGCCCGTCGAAGCCTGTGGACGGTCCCACGCCAATACCGGAGGAAGGGGGAGATGGGGAAGGAGAGAGAAGGCTCGATAAGAGCTTCGGGTACGCGAAGAACTTTGGGGCGAAGTACGAACTGGGTAAGGAGGTGGGGCGAGGGCATTTTGGACATACTTGTTGggcaaaaggaaagaaaggagagcTTAAAGGACAGGCTGTTGCTGTGAAAATCGTATCTAAAGCTAAG ATGACGACGGCAATAGCGATTGAAGATGTTCGCAGGgaagtgaaaattttaaaagcatTATCTGGGCATAACAATCTGGTCAAATTTCATGATGCCTTCGAGGACACAAACAACGTCTACGTGGTTATGGA ATTGTGCGAGGGTGGAGAACTACTGGATAGAATTCTGTCAAG CCTTCTTCAACGTAGAGGTGGAAGATACATGGAGGAAGATGCTAAAAAAATTATCGTGCAAATCTTGAATGTAATGGCCTTTTGTCATCTTCAAGGTGTTGTGCATCGTGATCTAAAGCCAGAG AATTTTCTTTTCGTCACCAGAGATGAGGATTCTCCAATGAAGGTTATTGATTTTGGTCTATCTGATTTTATTAGGCCAG ATCATCGTCTCAATGACATTGTTGGCAGTGCATACTATGTTGCACCTGAAGTGCTTCATAGATCATACAATGTTGAAGCAGATTTATGGAGTATTGGCGTCATAACGTATATATTGTTATGTGGAAGCAGACCTTTCTGGGCACGAACTGAATCTGGAATCTTTCGTTCTGTGCTAAGGGCTGATCCTAATTTTGATGATTCACCTTGGCCTGCGGTTTCGCCAGAAGCTAAAGATTTTGTTAAGAGGCTTCTGAATAAGGACCATAGGAAAAGAATGACTGCTGCTCAAGCTCTAA CTCATCCATGGCTACGTGATGAAAACAGAGCGGTGCCTCTTGATATTTTAATCTACAAGTTAGTTAAGTCATATGTTCGTGCTACACCTTTCAGACGCGCAGCATTAAAG GCTCTCTCAAAAGCTATAAGAGAAGATGAGCTCGTGTACCTTAAAGCTCAATTCAAGCTATTGGAACCAAGAAATGGATGCGTCTCTATCAGTAATTTTAGATCG GCTCTCATGAGAAATTCCACCGATGCCATGAGGGAGTCTAGGGTTCCGGACATCTTAAATGTG ATGGAACCGCTCTCTTATAAACAAATGGACTTTGAAGAGTTTTGTGCCGCTGCAATCAATCCGTATCAGCTTGAGGCTCTTGAAGGATGGGAGGATATTGCAAATACAGCTTTTGAATACTTTGAACAGGAAGGAAATCGGGTGATTTCAGTCGAGGAACTGGCACGG GAATTGAATTTGGGTTCCCAAGCATTATCTTTAGTCAAGGATTGGATCAGAAACTCCGACGGAAAACTCAGCTTCCTTGGATACACTAAATTTTTACACGGTGTGACGTTGCGCAACACAAGACACTGA